The following DNA comes from Bombus terrestris chromosome 2, iyBomTerr1.2, whole genome shotgun sequence.
tatatatagatataagtttatattttacataaaatgtaTCCTTACACTGCCCTCCATTTCTGATCCAAATATATTGGGAAAGATGTATGAAATTTATTGATAGCAACAGTAAAatctaaaaaaacaaaaatatagttgataacaaattttttggttattgtataaaaatagtaaaagaagTTTAAcaattgtgatggaatatatatGGTTTTGgtagaataattatttcatctattgtaattattttaaataactatctTAAATAATTACTCATAGaaactaaaaaattatttcacactAACGCATCGAGTAGCTTGTTCGAAGTATTGTTTTTGCCGTAGATAATGACATTTTAtttcaacaatatttttaaggaatatttataatacagtTCATTTAAGTGATACCTCTGGTGATACTAAGTACATAAACCATAGAATATGTATTAATGAGATAGACTACATTTaatgtttacattttacataataaaggaaatatataaaaatataatttattgatattttttgatattttttctgtacctatttattttatatgtatattaaaaataaaatcttttatacATAACTTTTTATTGTTGTCAACTGGTGGCTCCCTTTAGTGTGAATACTTTGTGTGATATAGGGTAAATTCTAATGTCGCGAATTTAACTGTACAGCGGCCTAGCTGATGCAACGAACAAaagttatttaacaaatttatcgattaaattttaaaattatttattagtaaCAACTGTGATTACTCTCAAATTTCGTATGTATTTTCGTTATCATGGGAAAGAACATTGTCAACAAGACATAAATCGCTAGCTTTCTAATGTTGTAAATTCAAATCAAAATAATGTGTATTAGCATTAGTTAGTAAGAATTTATCTTATTGGATAACAAATTAATCGTAGATTCTTATGTAAATCCAAGCGAATAAATGGGTCACTCTGTGACCCAAAAAATAGAGAAACGTTAGAATCGTTAGATCGTTAGGACCGTTACGCTGAGCTCAGTgtctaaataaatttcattgaagCGTAAATCTTGTTAAAGTAGTCAATCTATTATAAATACTTAGTtttagatataattaatttaaaaaaaaattattgttcgaGTTAATCTTtactgttatatattttttcatttaaatgtcGAATTGTTTGAAGTTGCAATACGAGCAGAGTGCTTCAGCACTTCACAGGCTGCAACCGTGCCAAATTCCCCTACTGTTGGGAAAGCGTCCTCAACACTATCGAAGAATCTTCTGATTTCACTTTGTGGTAGACTAAAACGAATTATAAAGTTGGCAATATGGTGTAAACCTAAGTGACTAATTTCAGAACTGTTGTTATTGTCTTATAGACATAGTCCTGAGTCCTTGTCCTCTGGTATGAGAATATATACGTAGTATAATTTGGGTTTAGAAAGAGAAGTGTTTCATATCTAATACGTTACTGAATATTTAAATGCGAAATGACATCTGTGGATTCAGGAATCGAAACAAGTAACAATTCAGACGATAGTTCGATCGCTCAAAGTGAAGATATGACAATGGAAGAAATTAGTAATGCCAGTTCAGCTCCTGCAATAATAACCTGCAATAATAATCAGaatgaaatacaagaaattaAACCCAGCACTTTTCACACTAAATTTAATCCAAATTGGTCTGTTTGCTTATCAAATACGCACGATGGTGTTCAAAATTCTACACCAGCAAGTAGTTCAAGACCGCGTATTGATGCATGCCCTAAAGTAAGtattgttttttaatataaaatatttttacatacttGTATATTTTGGTGATCATCTTTGATTGTTTCTCCTCTTATTAATATGAACGCGtttaatactttttcgttatttataatgtaattattgTTAGCacgtgaaattattaatttatgttataataaattatagtgAACAATTACATTACTTATAATATAGAGGTGATTAATATAACtacttatttttcttattaagaaaatatcgtacaaattttgaaaagtaatcacaatataacgtataaagtatgtcatcaaaaataatttgttgCAGATTGTAGCGGTTAAGTTTCCTTACAAGAATGGTTCTACTGATTCACCAACAGCTAGAGCATTTTTAGTAAAACGTAAGTTACtgtttaaatcttttttaattatggtACCTTCAATTCAAATTACAGAAATACAGATTTTTGTgcagtaataattaataaaatatatataacaagaAAACATTAATGATtaccttatatatatttcaacaacataattatctttttctaataatgttCTACATTCTTCTTTTTAGAACGTGTTTATTGTGGCAAAATAAAATTGGTTAATGAAAAACGTAGAAATCGTCAGTTTGTTTCTCTGGTTGATGATTACACTCGTATTATTCAACATAGAATGAGAATTGCAGCAGCTACAAACAACACCATGGTGATGAGAATTCTTTTAGATTCTAATATTTCACCTAACAGTGGTGATAAACAAGGAAGAACTCCTCTTCATCTTGCCTCTTGCAGGTAAACTTGACCCGCATAACCAACACTAAATtaccaatttttaataaatatttcatagtagtaatattatatactattacagggGTTATACAGAAATGGTTCGTTTGTTATTGGAACATGGTGCAGATCCCAATCTTCGTGATTCTGTAGGTAATACACCATTACATTTAGCAGCGGTGACAAGCAAAATATCTGTAGTTACACTTCTTTTAAATGCTGGAACGGATCCCTTATGCTTAGATCAATATGGTTATAATCCACTACACTTAGCACAAACAAAATTG
Coding sequences within:
- the LOC100643724 gene encoding ankyrin repeat domain-containing protein 54, whose protein sequence is MTSVDSGIETSNNSDDSSIAQSEDMTMEEISNASSAPAIITCNNNQNEIQEIKPSTFHTKFNPNWSVCLSNTHDGVQNSTPASSSRPRIDACPKIVAVKFPYKNGSTDSPTARAFLVKQRVYCGKIKLVNEKRRNRQFVSLVDDYTRIIQHRMRIAAATNNTMVMRILLDSNISPNSGDKQGRTPLHLASCRGYTEMVRLLLEHGADPNLRDSVGNTPLHLAAVTSKISVVTLLLNAGTDPLCLDQYGYNPLHLAQTKLKLLQNCKGKDMLKVKEEVQSIISMLLAYLQKYKDTHKNMETLSNLCSRLSLSNTSDQVQDDVKDLLANLNALSITQ